The following coding sequences are from one Ramlibacter agri window:
- a CDS encoding ATP-binding cassette domain-containing protein, which translates to MITLRNVTLRRGAKVLLDGVSVTINPGEKVGLVGRNGAGKSTLFALLTGQLHEDSGDFAMPSQWRIAQVAQNMPETEESATGFVLAGDTRLVELHEQLAAAEASGDGIAIAHAHSDLADAGSHDAAPRAQSLILGLGFKPDELERPVNSFSGGWRMRLQLARALMAPSDLLLLDEPTNHLDLDALVWLEGWLQRYTGTLVVISHDREFLDAVTNVTIHIANQQLTRYGGNYSAFELLRAQQLELQQSAYAKQQDKIAHLQKFIDRFKAKATKAKQAQSRVKALERMEKIAPVLADAEFTFEFKEPQNLPNPMLAIQDAAFGYGDKVILRDVSRSVLAGQRIGILGANGQGKSTLVKTIARTMPPLAGRVTEGKGLAIGYFAQQELDVLRPQDTPLEHMVRLARELAAATGQSDREQDLRNYLGQFLFTGDMVSQAVGSMSGGEKARLVLAMIVWQRPNLLLLDEPTNHLDLATREALSMALNEFEGTVMLVSHDRALLRAVCDEFWLVGRGGVAPFDGDLDDYQRYLLEESRRLREQVAAQSGPATNEPRVNPQEQRKLLAQQRQALQARLKPLKKELQQAELRMATLEPEKVALEARLATPLPPAEIADAGRRLKAIGDELETLEERWLELSGEIEAAEAAGGA; encoded by the coding sequence GTGATCACGCTGCGCAACGTCACCTTGCGCCGTGGCGCCAAGGTGCTGCTGGACGGCGTCTCGGTCACGATCAACCCCGGCGAGAAGGTGGGCCTGGTCGGCCGCAACGGCGCCGGCAAGTCGACCCTGTTCGCCCTGCTGACCGGGCAACTGCACGAGGACAGCGGCGACTTCGCCATGCCCTCGCAATGGCGCATCGCGCAGGTCGCGCAGAACATGCCGGAGACCGAGGAGTCGGCCACCGGCTTCGTGCTGGCCGGCGACACGCGCCTGGTGGAACTGCACGAGCAGCTTGCCGCCGCAGAGGCCAGTGGCGACGGCATCGCCATCGCCCACGCGCACTCCGACCTGGCCGACGCCGGGTCGCACGACGCCGCACCGCGCGCGCAGTCGCTGATCCTGGGCCTGGGTTTCAAGCCGGACGAACTGGAGCGGCCCGTCAACAGCTTCTCCGGCGGCTGGCGCATGCGCCTGCAGCTGGCCCGCGCGCTGATGGCGCCTTCGGACCTGCTGCTGCTGGACGAACCCACCAACCACCTGGACCTGGACGCCCTGGTCTGGCTGGAAGGCTGGCTGCAACGCTACACCGGCACGCTGGTGGTGATCAGCCACGACCGCGAGTTCCTCGATGCGGTGACCAACGTGACGATCCACATTGCAAACCAGCAGCTCACGCGCTACGGCGGCAACTACAGCGCCTTCGAGCTGCTGCGCGCGCAGCAGCTGGAGCTGCAGCAGTCCGCCTACGCGAAGCAGCAGGACAAGATCGCGCACCTGCAGAAGTTCATCGACCGCTTCAAGGCCAAGGCGACCAAGGCCAAGCAGGCGCAGAGCCGCGTGAAGGCGCTGGAACGCATGGAGAAGATCGCGCCGGTGCTCGCCGACGCGGAATTCACCTTCGAGTTCAAGGAGCCGCAGAACCTGCCGAACCCGATGCTGGCGATCCAGGATGCGGCTTTCGGCTACGGCGACAAGGTGATCCTGCGCGACGTGAGCCGCTCCGTGCTGGCCGGCCAGCGCATCGGCATCCTGGGCGCCAACGGCCAGGGCAAGTCGACCTTGGTGAAGACCATCGCGCGCACCATGCCGCCGCTGGCGGGCCGCGTGACCGAAGGCAAGGGCCTGGCGATCGGCTACTTCGCGCAGCAGGAACTGGACGTGCTGCGCCCGCAGGACACGCCGCTGGAGCACATGGTGCGCCTGGCGCGCGAGCTGGCGGCCGCCACCGGCCAGTCGGACCGCGAGCAGGACCTGCGCAACTACCTGGGCCAGTTCCTCTTCACCGGCGACATGGTGTCGCAGGCCGTGGGCTCCATGAGCGGCGGCGAGAAGGCGCGGCTGGTGCTGGCGATGATCGTCTGGCAGCGCCCCAACCTGCTGCTGCTGGACGAACCGACCAACCACCTGGACCTGGCCACGCGCGAGGCGCTCTCGATGGCGCTCAACGAGTTCGAAGGCACTGTGATGCTGGTCAGCCACGACCGCGCGCTGCTGCGCGCCGTGTGCGACGAGTTCTGGCTCGTCGGCCGCGGCGGCGTGGCGCCCTTCGACGGCGACCTCGACGACTACCAGCGCTACCTGCTGGAAGAGTCGCGCCGACTGCGCGAGCAGGTGGCCGCACAAAGTGGGCCGGCCACGAACGAGCCGCGCGTCAACCCGCAGGAACAGCGCAAGCTGCTGGCGCAGCAGCGCCAGGCCTTGCAGGCGCGCCTGAAGCCGCTGAAGAAGGAGCTGCAGCAGGCCGAGCTGCGCATGGCCACGCTGGAGCCGGAAAAGGTGGCGCTGGAAGCGCGCCTGGCCACGCCCTTGCCGCCGGCGGAGATCGCCGACGCGGGCCGGCGGCTGAAAGCCATCGGCGACGAGCTCGAGACGCTGGAGGAGCGCTGGCTGGAGTTGAGCGGCGAGATCGAGGCGGCGGAGGCTGCCGGGGGCGCCTGA
- a CDS encoding cystathionine gamma-synthase family protein codes for MTRDLSTRILHADRAAGIEHGATHKPLHIATGYGYERAEDLVSVFQGDKSGYVYGRQGNPTTAALEAKVTLMEEAVGTVSFASGMAAIISTMVALLKKGDHVVASRFLFGNTASWFNTLSQMGCEVTLVDATEAKNVEAALRPETRMVFVETIANPRTQVADLAGIGKVCQARGIVYIVDNTLTTPQLFRPKSVGASLVIHSLSKGICGHGNALGGSVSDTGLFDWDQYVNLYPNYRKGPPTAWGLLQIRKKGLRDLGGTLSSEHGHRIAAGAETLGLRMERTNANALALARFLEQQPLVRKVHYPGLASHAQHARASELFSGFGGLLSFETVDGVSPVALLNELQLVIKSSHLGDNRTLALPAALTIFWEMGQEMRQSMDIAESLVRVSLGIEATQDLLDDFAQALAKLNK; via the coding sequence ATGACCCGCGACCTTTCCACCCGCATCCTCCACGCCGACCGCGCGGCCGGCATCGAGCACGGTGCCACCCACAAGCCCCTGCACATCGCCACCGGCTATGGCTACGAACGCGCCGAAGACCTGGTCTCCGTCTTCCAGGGCGACAAGAGCGGCTACGTCTACGGCCGCCAGGGCAACCCCACCACCGCCGCGCTGGAGGCCAAGGTCACGCTGATGGAAGAAGCCGTCGGCACGGTCAGCTTCGCCAGCGGCATGGCCGCCATCATTTCCACCATGGTGGCGCTGTTGAAGAAGGGCGACCACGTCGTGGCCAGCCGTTTCCTGTTCGGCAACACGGCCAGCTGGTTCAACACGCTGAGCCAGATGGGCTGCGAGGTGACCCTGGTCGACGCGACCGAGGCGAAGAACGTCGAAGCGGCGCTGCGCCCCGAGACCCGCATGGTGTTCGTCGAGACCATCGCCAATCCGCGCACGCAAGTGGCTGACTTGGCCGGCATCGGCAAGGTCTGCCAGGCGCGCGGCATCGTCTACATCGTCGACAACACGCTGACCACGCCGCAATTGTTCCGTCCCAAGAGCGTCGGTGCGTCCCTCGTGATCCACTCGCTGTCCAAGGGCATCTGCGGCCACGGCAACGCGCTGGGCGGCTCGGTGTCCGACACCGGCCTGTTCGACTGGGACCAGTACGTCAACCTGTACCCTAACTACCGCAAGGGACCGCCCACGGCCTGGGGCCTGCTGCAGATCCGCAAGAAGGGCCTGCGCGACCTGGGCGGCACGCTGTCGTCCGAACACGGCCACCGCATCGCCGCCGGCGCCGAGACGCTGGGCCTGCGCATGGAGCGCACCAACGCCAACGCGCTCGCCCTGGCGCGCTTCCTGGAGCAGCAGCCGCTGGTCCGCAAGGTGCACTACCCGGGCCTCGCCAGCCACGCGCAGCATGCGCGGGCCAGCGAGCTGTTCAGCGGCTTCGGCGGCCTGCTCAGCTTCGAGACCGTGGATGGCGTGAGCCCCGTGGCGCTGTTGAATGAACTGCAGCTGGTCATCAAGTCCAGCCACCTGGGCGACAACCGCACGCTGGCCCTGCCCGCGGCGCTGACCATCTTCTGGGAGATGGGCCAGGAGATGCGGCAAAGCATGGACATCGCGGAGTCGCTGGTCCGCGTGTCGCTGGGCATCGAAGCCACGCAGGACCTGCTGGACGATTTTGCGCAAGCCTTGGCCAAGCTGAACAAGTGA
- a CDS encoding LysR family transcriptional regulator, which yields MRFDLTDLRLFANIVEAGSITGGAARTHMTLASASQRVLAMEDALGAPLLDRSPQGVRPTDAGHTLVHHARLVLEQMERLRGELGEYGAGLSGHVRLLCNTTAMAEHLPGPLARFLAAYPRVTLDVEERSSEDIVAALRAGRCDLGVVTDVADVAGLESFPFRPDPLVLAVPAGHALARRKRIALAEAAGDAFVGLAAGNPLQDHVAAKAGRRLALRVRVGSFEAVCRMVEQGVGVGVVPAAVAQRQTGRGAPRFIAIAEPWAERQLLLCARSLSALPLNARRLAQSLLADPAAPDLRKSP from the coding sequence ATGCGCTTCGACCTCACCGACCTGCGCCTGTTCGCCAACATCGTGGAGGCCGGCAGCATCACCGGCGGCGCCGCGCGCACGCACATGACCCTGGCCTCCGCCAGCCAGCGCGTGCTGGCGATGGAGGATGCGCTGGGCGCGCCGCTGCTGGATCGCTCGCCGCAAGGCGTCCGGCCCACCGACGCCGGCCACACGCTGGTGCACCACGCGCGCCTGGTGCTGGAGCAGATGGAGCGCCTGCGCGGTGAACTGGGCGAGTACGGCGCAGGCCTCAGCGGCCACGTGCGCCTGCTGTGCAACACCACCGCCATGGCGGAACACCTGCCGGGGCCGCTGGCGCGCTTCCTGGCGGCCTACCCGCGGGTGACCCTGGACGTGGAGGAGCGCAGCAGCGAAGACATCGTCGCCGCCCTGCGCGCCGGCCGCTGCGACCTGGGCGTGGTCACCGACGTGGCCGACGTCGCAGGCCTCGAAAGTTTCCCCTTCCGGCCCGATCCGCTGGTGCTGGCCGTGCCCGCCGGCCATGCGCTGGCGCGCCGCAAGCGCATCGCCTTGGCCGAGGCTGCCGGCGATGCCTTCGTCGGCCTGGCCGCAGGCAACCCGCTGCAGGACCACGTGGCGGCCAAGGCGGGCCGGCGGCTGGCGCTGCGGGTGCGCGTCGGCAGCTTCGAGGCCGTCTGCCGCATGGTGGAGCAAGGCGTGGGCGTCGGCGTCGTGCCCGCCGCGGTGGCGCAAAGGCAAACGGGCCGGGGCGCGCCGCGCTTCATTGCGATCGCCGAACCCTGGGCCGAACGCCAGCTGCTGCTGTGCGCGCGCAGCCTCTCCGCCCTGCCCTTGAACGCCCGCCGCCTCGCCCAATCCCTCCTTGCCGATCCGGCGGCTCCAGACCTGCGAAAATCCCCGTAA
- a CDS encoding sulfite exporter TauE/SafE family protein, which translates to MQMEIEVAAAAVFVLAGVVKGVIGLGLPTLSMALLALWMPPAAAAALLVVPSLVTNVLQMRPWSSLGRTLRRLGGLQVGIVVGTLAGAWAFDGLASEIAAEALGVALVAYAAWGLLGRPVEVPLRHEAWLGPLCGVVTGAITAWTGVFVLPAVIYLQGLRLERDDLVQAMGICFTTSTLALGAVLLLQGRYPAAAAGTSVVMLLPALAGMALGQWVRQRLPLAVFRRCFFFGLAVLGGYDALRAPIASLVSSST; encoded by the coding sequence ATGCAGATGGAAATCGAAGTCGCGGCGGCCGCAGTGTTCGTGCTGGCCGGTGTCGTCAAGGGTGTCATCGGCCTCGGCTTGCCGACGCTCTCGATGGCGCTGCTGGCCCTGTGGATGCCGCCGGCCGCCGCGGCGGCCTTGCTGGTCGTGCCTTCGCTCGTGACCAACGTGCTGCAGATGCGGCCCTGGAGCAGCCTGGGCCGCACGCTGCGCAGGCTGGGCGGCTTGCAGGTGGGCATCGTCGTAGGCACGTTGGCCGGGGCCTGGGCTTTCGACGGGCTGGCCAGCGAGATCGCGGCCGAGGCCCTGGGCGTCGCGCTGGTGGCCTATGCGGCCTGGGGCCTGCTGGGACGTCCCGTCGAAGTCCCCCTGCGCCACGAAGCCTGGCTGGGCCCGCTGTGCGGCGTCGTGACCGGCGCCATCACCGCCTGGACCGGCGTCTTCGTGCTGCCCGCCGTCATCTACCTGCAAGGCCTGCGCCTGGAGCGCGACGACCTGGTGCAGGCCATGGGCATCTGCTTCACGACTTCGACCTTGGCGCTGGGCGCGGTGCTGCTGCTGCAGGGCCGCTATCCGGCGGCCGCGGCCGGCACTTCGGTCGTGATGCTGCTGCCCGCACTGGCCGGCATGGCTCTTGGCCAATGGGTGCGCCAGCGCCTGCCGCTGGCGGTCTTCCGCCGCTGCTTCTTCTTCGGCCTCGCGGTGCTGGGCGGCTACGACGCGCTGAGGGCCCCGATCGCTTCCCTCGTGAGCAGCAGCACCTGA
- the prmB gene encoding 50S ribosomal protein L3 N(5)-glutamine methyltransferase — translation MKLIALVEQLAGELETAGVSFGHGTTNASDEAVWLVLWHLGLPLDELDAHAERVLLPHEEAAARELLQQRIATRKPAAYLTREAWLQGVPFYVDERAIVPRSFIAELLAHGTIDAWLSERTEKVLDLCTGNGSLAVLAAMAYPDVQVDAADISDDALAVAGINVEKHGLQQRIQLLQSDGLTALPGPYDLILCNPPYVNATSMAALPAEYRAEPELALHGGSDGMDFIRALLRDAPSRMSPHAVLVLEIGNERENFEQAFPRLEAVWLETSAGDDQVLLLTREAIGALSAS, via the coding sequence ATGAAGCTGATCGCGCTCGTCGAACAGCTGGCCGGCGAGCTGGAAACGGCCGGCGTGAGCTTCGGCCACGGCACCACCAACGCCTCCGACGAAGCGGTGTGGCTGGTGCTGTGGCACCTGGGCCTGCCGCTGGACGAACTGGATGCCCATGCCGAGCGCGTGCTGCTGCCGCACGAAGAGGCTGCGGCGCGCGAGCTGCTGCAGCAGCGCATCGCCACCCGCAAGCCCGCGGCCTACCTCACGCGCGAGGCCTGGCTGCAGGGCGTGCCCTTCTACGTGGATGAACGGGCCATCGTGCCGCGCAGCTTCATCGCGGAGCTGCTGGCCCACGGCACCATCGACGCCTGGCTGAGCGAACGCACGGAGAAGGTGCTGGACCTGTGCACCGGCAACGGCAGCCTCGCCGTGCTGGCCGCCATGGCCTACCCGGACGTGCAGGTCGACGCCGCCGACATCTCGGACGACGCGCTGGCGGTGGCCGGCATCAACGTGGAGAAGCACGGACTGCAGCAGCGCATCCAGCTGCTGCAATCGGACGGCCTCACCGCCCTGCCCGGCCCCTACGACCTGATTCTCTGCAACCCGCCGTACGTCAACGCAACGAGCATGGCGGCGCTGCCGGCGGAGTACCGCGCGGAACCGGAGCTGGCGCTGCATGGCGGCAGCGACGGCATGGACTTCATCCGCGCCCTGCTGCGCGACGCGCCTTCCCGCATGAGCCCGCATGCCGTGCTGGTACTGGAGATCGGCAACGAGCGCGAAAACTTCGAGCAGGCGTTCCCGCGCCTGGAAGCGGTGTGGCTGGAGACCAGCGCCGGCGACGATCAGGTGCTGCTGCTCACGAGGGAAGCGATCGGGGCCCTCAGCGCGTCGTAG
- the dapE gene encoding succinyl-diaminopimelate desuccinylase — protein MSNTLYLTEQLIAQRSVTPDDGQCQPILAARLQPLGFACETITSGPDTFRVTNLWAKRPGRSGRTLVFAGHTDVVPTGPLEQWTSDPFVPSHRNGNLYGRGAADMKTSIAAFAVAVEEFLATHQDPRLGIAFLITSDEEGPSIDGTVVVCEKLQQRGEKLDFCIVGEPTSVEKLGDMIKNGRRGSLTGKLTVKGIQGHIAYPQLARNPIHQALPALDELAKTEWDRGNEFFPPTSFQVSNIHGGTGAGNIIPGSVVIDFNFRFASVSTADDLQKRVHAVLDRHGLDYQLAWVVGGQPFLTTPGELVGAVQKAIRATTGVETELSTTGGTSDGRFISRICPQVIEFGPINASIHKIDEHVRVADLDPLKDIYRRVLENLEAL, from the coding sequence ATGTCCAACACGCTCTACCTGACCGAGCAGCTGATCGCCCAGCGCTCGGTCACGCCCGACGACGGGCAATGCCAGCCCATCCTCGCCGCCCGGCTGCAGCCGCTGGGTTTCGCCTGCGAAACCATCACGAGCGGCCCCGACACCTTCCGCGTGACCAACCTCTGGGCCAAGCGGCCCGGCCGCAGCGGCCGCACGCTGGTGTTTGCCGGCCACACGGACGTCGTGCCCACCGGCCCGCTGGAGCAGTGGACGAGCGACCCCTTCGTGCCCAGCCACCGCAACGGCAATCTCTACGGGCGCGGCGCGGCGGACATGAAGACTTCCATCGCCGCCTTTGCCGTGGCGGTCGAGGAGTTCCTCGCCACCCACCAGGACCCACGGCTCGGCATCGCCTTCCTGATCACGAGCGACGAGGAGGGTCCCAGCATCGACGGCACCGTGGTGGTCTGCGAAAAACTCCAGCAGCGCGGCGAGAAGCTGGACTTCTGCATCGTCGGCGAGCCGACCTCGGTGGAGAAGCTGGGCGACATGATCAAGAACGGCCGCCGTGGCAGCCTCACCGGCAAGCTCACCGTCAAGGGCATCCAGGGCCACATCGCCTACCCGCAGCTGGCCCGCAACCCGATCCACCAGGCCTTGCCGGCGCTGGACGAATTGGCGAAGACCGAATGGGACCGCGGCAACGAGTTCTTCCCGCCCACCAGCTTCCAGGTGAGCAACATCCACGGCGGCACCGGCGCGGGCAACATCATCCCGGGCTCGGTGGTGATCGACTTCAACTTCCGCTTCGCCAGCGTCAGCACCGCGGACGACCTGCAGAAGCGCGTCCACGCCGTCCTGGACCGGCATGGCCTCGACTACCAGCTGGCCTGGGTCGTCGGCGGCCAGCCTTTCCTGACGACGCCGGGTGAACTGGTCGGCGCCGTCCAGAAGGCGATCCGCGCGACGACGGGCGTGGAGACCGAGCTCTCCACCACCGGCGGCACCAGCGACGGCCGCTTCATCTCGCGCATCTGCCCGCAGGTGATCGAGTTCGGGCCGATCAACGCCAGCATCCACAAGATCGACGAGCACGTGCGGGTGGCGGACCTGGATCCGCTGAAGGACATCTACCGCCGCGTGCTCGAAAACCTGGAAGCCCTATGA
- a CDS encoding PilT/PilU family type 4a pilus ATPase produces the protein MGTMERILRLMSEKKASDVYLSANAPAMIKINGQAVPINNQLLPADAPRALLAEVLPAHRMDELDQTGELNMAHAVEGAGNFRFSAMRQRGSIAAVIRYIATEIPPLGSLSVPMILGELIMEKRGLLLMVGSTGAGKSTTLAAMMDHRNENTTGHILTIEDPVEFIFRNKKCVVNQREVGSDTQSLQTALKNALRQAPDVILIGEIRDRETMSAAIAYAQSGHLCLATMHANNSYQALNRVLSFYPVEVRPTMLGDLAAALKAIVSQRLLRTVNGGRAPAVEVMLNTKLVSELIEKGDFSGVKEAMEKSMAEGSQTFEQDIARLILDGTVDKKEGLAYADSPTNLQWRLQNQATAATAMGNDGDTDIDLDDEPSFTEITLDVKH, from the coding sequence ATGGGGACGATGGAGCGGATCCTGCGTCTGATGTCCGAGAAGAAGGCATCCGACGTGTACCTGTCGGCCAACGCGCCGGCGATGATCAAGATCAACGGCCAGGCCGTGCCGATCAACAACCAGTTGTTGCCGGCCGACGCGCCGCGCGCGCTGCTGGCCGAGGTGCTGCCCGCGCACCGCATGGACGAACTGGACCAGACCGGTGAACTGAACATGGCCCACGCCGTGGAAGGCGCCGGCAATTTCCGCTTCTCCGCCATGCGCCAGCGCGGCAGCATCGCCGCCGTCATCCGCTACATCGCCACCGAGATCCCGCCGCTGGGCTCGCTCTCCGTGCCCATGATCCTCGGCGAGCTGATCATGGAAAAGCGCGGCCTGCTGCTGATGGTGGGCTCCACCGGCGCCGGCAAGTCCACCACGCTGGCGGCGATGATGGACCACCGCAACGAGAACACGACCGGCCACATCCTCACCATCGAGGACCCGGTGGAGTTCATCTTCAGGAACAAGAAGTGCGTGGTGAACCAGCGCGAGGTGGGCAGCGACACGCAGTCGCTGCAGACCGCGCTGAAGAACGCGCTGCGGCAGGCGCCGGACGTCATCCTGATCGGCGAAATCCGCGACCGCGAGACCATGTCCGCGGCCATCGCGTACGCGCAGTCGGGCCACCTGTGCCTGGCGACCATGCACGCCAACAACAGCTACCAGGCGCTGAACCGGGTGCTGTCCTTCTACCCCGTCGAAGTGCGGCCCACGATGCTGGGCGACCTGGCGGCGGCGCTGAAGGCCATCGTGTCGCAGCGCCTGCTGCGCACCGTCAACGGCGGCCGCGCGCCGGCGGTGGAGGTGATGCTCAACACCAAGCTGGTGTCCGAGCTGATCGAGAAGGGCGACTTCTCCGGCGTGAAGGAGGCGATGGAAAAGTCCATGGCCGAAGGCTCGCAGACCTTCGAGCAGGACATCGCGCGCCTCATCCTCGACGGCACGGTGGACAAGAAGGAAGGCCTGGCCTACGCCGACTCGCCCACCAACCTGCAATGGCGCCTGCAGAACCAGGCGACGGCCGCAACGGCCATGGGCAACGACGGCGACACCGACATCGACCTCGACGACGAGCCGTCGTTCACCGAGATCACTCTCGACGTCAAGCATTGA
- the dapD gene encoding 2,3,4,5-tetrahydropyridine-2,6-dicarboxylate N-succinyltransferase: MTQQLQQIIDTAWDNRATISATSASKEVRDAVEHVIAELNTGKLRVATREGVGKWTVHQWVKKAVLLSFRLYDNVVMKAGDLAFFDKVQTKFAHLTPEEMAATGVRVVPPAVARRGSFIAKGAILMPSYVNIGAYVDEGTMVDTWATVGSCAQVGKNVHLSGGVGLGGVLEPLQANPTIIEDNCFIGARSEVVEGVIVEENSVISMGVYIGQSTKIYDRETGEIHYGRVPAGSVVVSGNLPSKDGSHSLYCAVIVKKVTAATRAKVSLNDLLRD; the protein is encoded by the coding sequence ATGACCCAACAGCTCCAGCAAATCATCGACACCGCGTGGGACAACCGCGCCACCATCTCCGCCACCTCCGCTTCGAAGGAAGTGCGCGACGCGGTGGAGCACGTGATCGCCGAGCTGAACACGGGCAAGCTGCGCGTGGCCACCCGCGAAGGCGTGGGCAAGTGGACGGTGCACCAGTGGGTGAAGAAGGCGGTGCTGCTGTCCTTCCGCCTGTACGACAACGTCGTCATGAAGGCCGGCGACCTGGCCTTCTTCGACAAGGTGCAGACCAAGTTCGCGCACCTGACTCCCGAGGAAATGGCCGCCACCGGCGTGCGCGTGGTGCCCCCGGCCGTGGCCCGCCGCGGCAGCTTCATCGCCAAGGGCGCGATCCTGATGCCCTCCTACGTGAACATCGGCGCCTACGTCGACGAAGGCACCATGGTCGACACCTGGGCCACCGTCGGTTCCTGCGCGCAGGTCGGCAAGAACGTGCACCTCTCCGGCGGCGTGGGCCTCGGCGGCGTGCTGGAGCCGCTGCAGGCCAACCCGACCATCATCGAGGACAACTGCTTCATCGGCGCCCGCTCCGAGGTGGTGGAAGGCGTGATCGTCGAGGAGAACTCGGTGATCTCCATGGGCGTGTACATCGGCCAGAGCACCAAGATCTACGACCGCGAAACGGGCGAGATCCACTACGGCCGCGTCCCGGCCGGCTCGGTGGTGGTCAGCGGCAACCTGCCCTCCAAGGACGGCAGCCACAGCCTGTATTGCGCCGTGATCGTGAAGAAGGTCACGGCTGCGACGCGCGCCAAGGTCAGCCTCAACGATCTTCTGCGAGACTGA
- the dapC gene encoding succinyldiaminopimelate transaminase, with the protein MNPLLSRLQPYPFARLRELFEGVQPNPAYRPISLGIGEPKHPTPQFIKDALVAALDQPGHDLTGYPPTAGTPELRAACAGWLQRRYGFPVDAATQVLPVNGSREALFSFAQTVIDPTRPAVVVCPNPFYQIYEGAALLAGAEPYYAPSDPKRNFAVDWDSVPEATWAKTQLIFVCSPGNPTGAVMPLSEWEKLFALQDKYGFIIASDECYSEIYFRDEPPLGGLEAAAKLGRTDFRKLVAFTSLSKRSNVPGMRSGFVAGDANILKQFLLYRTYHGSAMSPIVQQASIAAWNDEAHVVDNREQYRRKFAQVEPLLAEVLNVKLPDASFYLWAGVRGSDTDFARELLAQYNVTVLPGSYLAREAGGFNPGAGRVRMALVADTAECLEAAQRIVQFVKKNSP; encoded by the coding sequence ATGAACCCCTTGTTGTCCCGCCTGCAGCCCTACCCCTTCGCGCGGCTGCGGGAACTGTTCGAAGGCGTCCAGCCCAACCCCGCCTACCGGCCCATCAGCCTGGGCATCGGCGAGCCCAAGCACCCCACGCCCCAGTTCATCAAGGACGCCCTGGTGGCGGCCCTGGACCAGCCCGGCCACGACCTGACCGGCTACCCGCCCACGGCCGGCACGCCGGAACTGCGCGCTGCCTGCGCCGGCTGGCTGCAACGCCGCTACGGCTTCCCGGTGGACGCGGCCACGCAGGTGCTGCCCGTCAACGGCTCGCGCGAGGCGCTGTTCTCCTTTGCCCAGACGGTGATCGACCCGACCCGGCCGGCGGTGGTGGTCTGCCCGAATCCGTTCTACCAGATCTACGAAGGCGCGGCCCTGCTGGCCGGCGCCGAGCCGTACTACGCGCCCAGCGACCCGAAGCGCAATTTCGCGGTGGACTGGGACAGCGTGCCGGAGGCCACCTGGGCGAAGACGCAGCTGATCTTCGTGTGCTCTCCCGGCAACCCCACGGGCGCCGTCATGCCGCTGTCCGAGTGGGAAAAGCTGTTTGCCCTGCAGGACAAGTACGGCTTCATCATCGCCTCCGACGAGTGCTACAGCGAGATCTACTTCCGCGACGAGCCGCCGCTGGGCGGCCTGGAAGCGGCGGCCAAGCTGGGTCGCACCGATTTCCGCAAGCTGGTGGCCTTCACCAGCCTGTCCAAGCGCAGCAACGTGCCGGGCATGCGCAGCGGCTTCGTGGCCGGTGACGCGAACATCCTGAAACAGTTCCTGCTCTATCGCACCTACCACGGCAGCGCGATGAGCCCGATCGTGCAGCAGGCCAGCATCGCCGCCTGGAACGACGAGGCTCACGTCGTGGACAACCGCGAGCAGTACCGGCGCAAGTTCGCGCAGGTCGAGCCCCTGCTGGCGGAAGTGCTGAACGTCAAGCTGCCCGACGCCAGCTTCTATCTGTGGGCCGGGGTGCGTGGAAGCGACACCGATTTCGCCCGCGAGCTCCTGGCTCAATACAATGTGACCGTGCTGCCGGGCAGCTACCTGGCCCGCGAGGCGGGCGGCTTCAACCCCGGCGCCGGGCGCGTGCGCATGGCCCTGGTGGCGGATACCGCCGAATGCCTGGAAGCCGCGCAGCGCATCGTCCAATTCGTCAAGAAGAACTCCCCATGA